One window from the genome of Diospyros lotus cultivar Yz01 chromosome 11, ASM1463336v1, whole genome shotgun sequence encodes:
- the LOC127813334 gene encoding sufE-like protein 1, chloroplastic/mitochondrial has protein sequence MEAMPISTSFRRLCTKFPPFLLFPNPRISKTPQSLSYYWNSKSISIQKLPTKLLVSSSSSPSVSLQPIEELPPKLQEIVKLFQAVSEPKAKYEQLLFYGKNLNPLDARFKTSENKVQGCVSQVWVRAYFDDEKNVVFEADSDSVLTKGLAALLVQGLSGRPVQEILRVSPDFAMLLGLQQSLTPSRNNGFLNMLKLMQKKALQLYAEAENNDRDFGGEVSKNPDEDSNSGSEIATLEVSESASGSSGSNSGPSTLLGSRGKRIEEKLERELKPTDLQIEDISYQHAGHAGARGSNGETHFNIKLVSKEFEGKSLVKRHRLIYDLLQDELQSGLHALSIVAKTPSEVDTS, from the coding sequence ATGGAAGCGATGCCAATTTCCACTTCTTTCCGTCGACTATGCACCAAATTCCCACCATTTCTCCTCTTTCCCAATCCCCGAATCTCCAAAACCCCACAAAGCCTCTCGTACTACTGGAATTCCAAATCAATCTCAATCCAGAAACTCCCCACAAAGCTGCTCGTTTCATCGTCTTCTTCCCCTTCTGTTTCACTCCAACCCATCGAAGAACTCCCGCCTAAGCTCCAAGAAATCGTCAAGCTCTTCCAAGCCGTTTCCGAACCCAAAGCCAAGTACGAGCAGCTCCTGTTCTATGGAAAAAATTTGAACCCTCTCGATGCCCGGTTCAAGACCAGCGAGAACAAGGTCCAGGGCTGCGTTTCTCAGGTCTGGGTCCGAGCTTACTTCGACGACGAGAAGAACGTTGTGTTCGAGGCCGATTCTGACTCGGTGCTCACCAAGGGACTCGCGGCTTTGCTTGTTCAGGGCCTCTCCGGCCGGCCCGTACAGGAGATTTTGCGGGTTTCCCCCGATTTTGCAATGTTGCTTGGATTGCAACAGAGCTTGACGCCGTCGAGGAACAATGGGTTCTTGAATATGTTGAAGTTGATGCAGAAGAAGGCCTTACAGCTCTATGCAGAAGCTGAAAACAATGATAGAGATTTTGGCGGCGAAGTTTCAAAAAACCCGGATGAGGATTCGAATTCAGGCTCAGAAATTGCGACTTTGGAGGTTTCTGAGTCAGCTAGTGGGAGTTCGGGATCAAATTCTGGTCCTAGTACTCTGTTGGGGAGTAGAGGGAAGAGAATTGAGGAGAAATTGGAGAGAGAATTGAAGCCTACTGATTTGCAAATCGAAGATATTTCTTATCAGCACGCGGGGCATGCCGGTGCTCGTGGCAGTAACGGCGAGACACATTTTAATATAAAACTGGTGTCAAAGGAGTTTGAAGGGAAGAGTTTGGTGAAGAGGCATAGGCTGATTTATGATCTGTTGCAAGATGAGTTGCAGAGTGGACTGCATGCCTTGTCCATTGTGGCAAAGACACCATCTGAAGTTGATACTAGCTGA